The DNA window GTTGACGAAGTAGCAGTCCAGGGCGTTGGGCTGGTTGTTGATCGCCTTGAGCGCGCTGCGCTCTGTGCCGTTGTCGAGATTGTAGTAGGTCGAGTTGTTGATGGTGTCCTGATAGGCCACGAAGAAGCAGATGTTGATCTCGTCGTACTCGGCGGCCAGATCGAGCAGGGCCTGATCCAGCTGGGACTGCGGGATGCCGCCGGTGCCCGAGCTGGTGCGCACCACGTGGAAGGCCAGGTAGACCAGGTAGCTGGCCTGCTCGCGGGCGGCGTCCGACTCGTAGACGCCGGCGGCCAGGTTGGCTTGGTAGGCCGCCAGATCCGCGGGGGTCAGTTCCAGGGCGCAGCGGGTCGAGCTGCCCTCCCGGGTGTCCGCCAGGACCGAGGGCGGGCCGGCGAGCAGCAGCAGGAGGGCCAGCAGCAGGAGGCGCGGCGTGTTCATCGCTCACCTCCCGCCGTGCTGGACGGCGAGTCCGTCGCGGGGCGCGTGACGGTCGGTTGCGGGCGGGTTGCCTCGAAGCGCGCCTTCTCGGCGGGTGTCAGCGGCGTGGGGCCCGCATCCGGTGTCACGGCCCGGCCCAGCCGGGCGAGCTCTTCCTCCGCCAGCCGGGCCTCTGCCAGACGGCCGGCCCGCCGGCAGGCCAGGGCCAGCCGTTCCAGCCGCTGCAGCTCGGCGGACCGTTTCAGCTCGCAGATCTCCAGTTGCAGGGCCTCGCCCTCCGCGGCCGGGGCGGCCAGGGCGCGGGCTTCCAGTTCCTGGAGACGGGCCTGGGTGGCGGTTTGCAGATCCTGCAACGGACCGGACGGCGCCGGGGCGAGGGCCGGATCCGCGGACCGCTCCGACAGCGACGCTCCGCCCGCCGGGGAGGGCCCCGTGGCTCGGGCGGCCCCGGTCCCGGCCAGCAGGCCCAGGAGCGGGATCAGAATCAGGGCCAGGAATCGCTTCATGTCTTCCCCCTTGCATGTTGGGGGTCTCGGCGGGTCCCACTCCCGGGAAACCGGTGCGGTTGACACACCTCCGGGGCGGGCTGTTAGCCCGGACCGGGATCCGGCGCGGCCGGACACGAGAGCACACTCCGTCCAGGGAGTGCCGCAGATTGTGGGATGTTGGTTGGCTTTCGTGTGTGTCGCGGGGTGGCCGGGGACTCCGTCCACCTGCCGGACGTTAGCACTGGCCCGAGGGAGATCCAAGGAAAATTCACTGGACTGGTTTTTCATTCAACAGGCTGGCTTGGCGCGAGCGCCGGTCGGGTCAGGACCTACGAAAAAGGGCCGCGACTCCTTGGGGAGCGCGGCCCTTGCGCGAAGCGGGAATCCGACTACAGCTTGGCGGCGTTCTTGGCCAGGTACTCGGCCACGCCCTCGGTCGAGCCCTTCATGCCTTCGTCGCCCTGCTGCCAGCCGGCGGGGCAGACCTCGCCGTGCTTCTGATTGAAGGCCAGCGCGTCCACCGTGCGCAGCATCTCGTCGATGTTGCGGCCCAGGGGCAGGTCGTTGATGACCGCGTGGCGGACGACACCGTCCTCGTCGATGAGGAAGCTGCCACGCAGGGCCACGCCGCCGCCCACGGTGGTGTCCTCTTCGGTCTCGGCCGTGATCACGGTGGCCGGGGTGGCGCCCACCAGCACGTCGTAGTCGCGGGCGATCTGCTTGGTCAGGTCGGCGATGATCGGGTAGCGGACGTTGCCGATGCCGCCGTTGGCCACGGCCGTGCTCTTCCAAGCCAGGTGGCTGAAGTGGCTGTCCACAGAGCAGCCCAGCACCTGCACGCCGCGCTTCTCGAACTCGCCCAAGCGGTGGTCGAAGGCCAGCAGTTCCGTCGGGCAGACGAAGGTGAAGTCCAGCGGGTAGAAGAACAGCACGACCTTCTTGCCCTTGTAGTCGGAGAGGGAGATCTCCTTCATGGTGTTGTCGGGCATGACCGCCGTGGCCTTGAAATCGGGGGCGGGTTTGGTGACCAGCATGTGAATCTCCTTTGAGGCTATTGGGGTTTGTTTGTCGAACCAAGGCAGCGCGAGCAGGTGCCCCGCACGTGAATGTCGATTTCCTCCAAGGCGTGACCCAGGGCCCGGCCCTGTTCGCGCACCGTGGCTTCCAGATCCAGCGGCACGTCCACCAGGGAGCCGCAGCGCCGGCAGTGCAAGTGGAGGTGCGGCTCGCGGTTCCAGTCATAGTGGACAGGGCCCTCGCTCTGGACGGCCATGATCTCGCCCGTCTCCACCAGCTGGTGCAGGTTGCGGTAGACCGTGCCCAGACTCACGCCGGGCATGTGGTCGCGCACGGCGTCGTGCACGTCCTGCGCGGTGGGGTGGTTGAGGGCCCGGCTGCGCACCAGGTCCAGGATGAGTTGCCGCTGTCGACTGGTCCGCATGAGTTTCTTTCAATAACAGGAACGGTTACTATTTAGCTTTTGCAACAGGCCGCTGCAAGGGCCAAGTCCTTGTCAATCCTTGTTTTTTCTCTGACAATCCGTGCCAGGTCGGTGCCAGGCCGGTGCCAGGTCGGTGCCAGGCCGGTGCCAGACCGGTGCCAGACCGGTGCCAGGCCGGTGCCAGACCGGTGCCAGACCGGTGCCAGGCCGGTGCCAGGTCGGTGCCAGACCGGTGCCAGACCGGTGCCAGGCACTGTGGACTTCAGACTAGTTTCGTCAGGCATTCTGGACCATAGACGCGCAACTCCTGCCCCCCGCGGACCCGGCTGACGAAATCCGGATTGGCGATGAGCGCGCGGCCGAAGGCCGTGGCGTCCACCTCGCCCAGGGCCAGGGCCGCTTCCGCCCGGGCGGGAGTCAGACTGCCCACGCCCACCAGCTGACCCTTCCACATTGCGCGCGTGGCTTGATGGAGCGGCAGGAGGCCGCCGGCCGGCTGGTCTCCCGCCGGCAGCAGTTCGGCCGGCAGGCTGGGCTGGTCGTAGTCGCCGTGGCTGGCGTGGAGGATTCTTAAGCCCGCCTCCCAGAGGGTGTCCAGCAGCCGCGGCAGCGTCGCTGCCGGCTGCTGCCAGCCGGATCCCGGCGTGCCCCAGCCCGGCGAGAAGCGCAACAGGGTCCGCCCGGCGCCGCACTCCGCCAGTACGGCCCGTGTCACTTCCGCGGCAAAGCGGCAGCGGTTCTCACCGCCCCAGTCATCCGTCCGCCGGTTCCACTTCAGGTTGATGAATTGGTCGATGAGGTAGCCGTGGGCGCCGTGGATCTCCACGCCGTCGAAACCGGCCTCCAGGGCGCGACCGGCCGCCTGGCCGAAGAGCGCGATCACCGCTTGGATGCGTGCCCCGTCCATGGCCTCCGAGGGTCCGAAGGGAATGGGCTGGTCCTGAGCGTCCCGCAGCCGTGAGACATTCCCGGCCGGGTGCAGGCCGCTGGGGGATTCGGGCAGGACGCCGCCCGTGGTCAGCGGATGGGCCACGGCCCCCACGTGCCAGAGCTGGCAGACGATCCGTCCGCCCGCCTCGTGGACAGCCCGGGTGACGGGCCGCCAGGCCCCCACCTGTTCCGGGCTCCAGATCCCCGGCGCGCCGTTGTAGCCGTTGCCGCGCTCGCAGATGACGGTGCCCTCGCTGATCAGCAGGCCCACGCCGTCCGCCGCCCGGCGCGCGTAGTAGGCGGCCACCGCGGCCGTGGGCAGGAAGCCCGGGCTGAAGCAGCGCGTGCAGGGCGCCATCACGACGCGGTTGCGCAGGGGCAGCTCACCCAGTGTCAAGGGGGAGAAGAGGTGCGGGAAGAGGATCATGGGGCGGGTTTCCTTGTTGGGTGACGTCCGATTCGGGGCGGCTTGGCCACGTTCGACGCAACGGCCGGGTGACGCGGAGCCGCCGCGAGACCGCCTGTCAATTCGTTCACAATGAGGCCGTGGTTTGCTTCCTTGCCCCACCCAATTTTGGAGGCGGCATGTTCATCACGCGCGAGGAAGTGCTGGATTACCTGCACGACCACCAGATCCAGATGGTGGACCTCAAGTTCGTCAATCTCTTCGGCGGGTGGCACCACATCACCCTGCCCGCCAGCCACGTGAACCACGAGACCTTCGACCGCGGCATCGCCTTTGACGGTTCGTCCACGCCGGGCTTCAAAACCACCGAAGCCGGCGACATGGTGCTGCTGCCCGATCCGCGCACAGCGTATCACGACCCCTTCTGGGACGTGCCCACCCTCAGCCTGTTCTGCAGCATCGCCGAGGCCGACACCCGCGCGCCGTTCAGCCGCGACCCGCGCAGCATCGCCGGGCGGGCCGAGCAGTACCTGCAGGACTGCGGCATCGCCACCCACAGCAAGTGGGGGCCGGAGTTCGAGTTCTACATCTTCGACTCCATCAACTACCGCAACACGGACCACGAGGCCGGCTACGTCATCGACAGCGAGGAGGCCGGCTGGAATTCCATGCTGCCCGGCCGGAACGAGGGCCACCGGATGGGCGCCCACGCGGGCTACCACGCCGCGCCGCCCATGGACCGCAGCTACAACCTGCGCAGCGAGATGGTCCGCCTGCTGGAAGGCGCGGACATCCCGGTGAACTACCACCACCACGAGGTGGGCGGCCCGGGGCAGAACGAGATCGAGATCATCCTGGACAGCCTGCGCCGCGCCGCGGACAAGGCCATGTGGACCAAGTACGTCATCCGGATGGTGGCCAAGAACCACGGCAAGACGGCCACCTTCATGCCCAAGCCGCTCTACAACGTGGCGGGTTCGGGCATGCACTTCCACCAGCACCTGTTCCGCGGCGAGGAGCCGCTGTTCTACAAGAAGGGCGGTTACGCCGACCTGTCGGACACGGCCCTGTACTACATCGGCGGCTTGCTCAGCCACGGCCCGGCGCTGCTGGCCCTGACCAACCCCAGCACCAACAGCTACAAGCGGCTGGTGCCGGGCTTCGAGGCGCCCATCAAGAGCTTCTTCAGCCTGGGCAACCGCAGCGCGGCGATCCGCATTCTCAAGTACGCCACGGAGCCGATGGAAAAGCGCATCGAATTCCGCCCGCCGGACGCCAGCTGCAACATCTACCTGGCCATGGCGGCCATGCTGATGGCCGGCATCGACGGCATCCAGCGCCGGCTGGACCCGCGCGAGCTGGGCTTCGGACCCTTCGACGTGAACGTCTACAATCTGCCGCCGGCGGAGCGCGACAAGATCGCCAGCCTGCCCACCAGCCTGGACGAGGCGCTGAACGCGCTGGAGCAGGACCAGGACTTCCTGCTGGCCGGTGGGGTGTTCACCCCCGACCTGCTGGAGACCTGGATCTCCCGCAAGCGCGACGAGGCCGCCCAGCTGCGGCGCCGCCCGCATCCCTTCGAGATGGAGTTGTATTACGACGTGTGAGCCTGCGTTCCGCCCGGATTGTCTTGACAGCGCCCCGACCGTGGGGCGCTTTTCTTGTGAGTTCATTCAACACAGAGACACAGAGTCACAGTAGGACTTATGACTTGCTTCAGAGACTCAACCATGTATCGTCGAGGCCTGCAGCTGCGCGAGCGGAGGTGGTGACATGGGCATGCCGACCCTGGAGCGCCTTCTGCTCGATCCGTGTTGCCGGGGGGAACGAAGACTCGAAGTCTCAAAGTGAAGATCGGGTTGCCTTGACCTCGGGACTGAGTCAGCCGTTGAACCTCGTGATACATAGATGCTTCAATCTGGTCTCGCGCTTGCTGCGGATCACGCCCCCTCGTCAGTCAACAGATCCGTTGGCTACAATCACTGGGTGATCATGAGAAATTCAGCGCTCCGGTCACCCAGCGCGCTTGGTCTGAAGTGAGTGCAACCGAGCAACCGTCCAGATCCAAATCTCAGACCGTGTCTCTGTGCCTCTGTGGTGCGTTCTCTTCCGCAACTTTCCTTCGAGTCTTCGCGTCTTCGTGCCCCCCGCCAACATGGAACAAGCAAAAGCGCCCCGGTCACCCAGGGCGCTTGATCGGTTGTCAGTTCAAGGGCCTGAGACCCAATCCAAATTTTGAGCTGTGTCTCCGTGTCTCTGTGTTGACTTCCCGAAAACTCTACCGCCCGCGAGCGACCAGGGCCTGGTGCGCCTCGATGATCTTCTCCACCACCTGCGGGTCCGCCAGGGTGGTCAGGTTGCCCAGGTCGACGTATTCGCCCTCGCCGATTTTGCGCAGGATGCGGCGCATGATCTTGCCCGAGCGCGTCTTGGGCAGCCCGTCCACGAACAGGAAATGGTCCGGCGCGGCGAAGGGCCCGATGTCCTTGCGCACCTCCTCCTTCAAGACGCCCATCAGCTCGTCCGGCCGCATGCCGGCCGCCTCGCGGTTGAGCACCACGTAAGCGAAGATGCCCGTGCCCTTGATCTCGTGGGGCACGCCCACCACGGCGGACTCCGCCACCAGCGGGTTGGCCACCAGCGCGCTCTCCACTTCCGCCGTGCCGATGCGATGGCCGCTGACGTTGATCACGTCGTCCACGCGCCCGGTGATCCAGTAGTAGCCGTCCTCGTCCCGGCGGCAGCCGTCGCCCGTGAAATAGTAGCCGGCATAGGTCGTGTAGTAGGTGTCTTGGTAGCGCCGGTGATCGCTGAACACCGTGCGCGCCATGCCCGGCCAGGGCTGGCGCAGGCAGAGTCGCCCGCTGACGCCGTCGCCCTTCTGCACCACGCCCTGCTCGTCCACCACCACGGGGTCCACGCCGAAGAAGGGCAGCGTGGCGGAGCCGGGCTTCATGTCGGTGATGTGGGCCAGCGGGCTGATCATGATGCCGCCGGTCTCCGTCTGCCACCAGGTGTCCACCACGGGGCAGCGGCCTTCACCCACCACGCTGTGATACCACTTCCACGATTCGGGATTGATGGGCTCGCCCACGGTGCCCAGCAGGCGCAGGCTGCTGCGGTCGTACTTCTTCACCCACTCGTCGCCCTCCCGGGCGATGGCCCGGATGGCCGTGGGGGCCGTGTAGAAGACGTTGATCTTGAGACGTTCCACCATCTCCCAGTAGCGCCCCGGATCGGGGTAGAGTGGCGTGGATTCGAACATCACCGTGGTGGCGCCGTTGCAGAGGGGGCCGTAGACGATGTAGCTGTGCCCCGTGATCCAGCCCACGTCGGCCACACAGGCGAAGACCTCGCCGGGCTGATAGTCGAAGATGTACTTGTGCGACAGGCTGGCGTGGAGCAGGTAGCCGGCCTGGCTGTGCATCAGGCCCTTGGGCTTGCCCGTGGAGCCCGAGGTGTAGAGGATGAACAGGGGATCCTCGGCGGCCATCCACTCCGTCGGGCAGACCCGGCGTTCTTTCTCCATCGCCTCGTGCAGCCAGATGTCGCGGCCGGCCTGCATGGGCACCTCGGCCGGCGTGCGCTTGGCCACGAAGACCGTGTGCACCTGGTTCAGCCCGGAGACGGCCTTGTCGGCGATGGCCTTGAGCGGAATGGCGCGCCCGCCGCGCAGGCCCTCGTTGGCGGTCACCAGCACCTGGGCCCCGCAGTCCACGATGCGGTCGCGCAGGGATTCCGCCGAGAAGCCGGCGAAGACCACGCTGTGCACGGCGCCGATGCGCGCGCAGGCCAGCATGGTGTAGGCCACTTCGGGGATCATCGGCATGTAGAGCACCACGCGGTCGCCCTTCACCACGCCTGCGCTCTTCAGCACGTTGGCGATGCGGCAGACCTCGTGCTTGAGTTCGCGGTAGGTGATGACGCGCTGCTGGCCGGGCTCGTCGGCCTCCCAGATGATCGCCGGCTGGTCGGCCTTGGTGGCCAGGTGGCGGTCCACGCAGTTGAAGGCCACGTTGAGCCGGCCGCCGGAGAACCAGCCCACGTCGCCTTCGGGAAAGGACGAGTCCAGCACGTTCACCCACTTATAGAACCAGGTCAGGGTCTCGGCCTGCTCGGCCCAGAACCCCTCCGGATCGCGGATGCTGCGCGCGTAGAGTTCCCGGTAATGCTCGAAGTCGATGAGGTGGGAGCGGCGGCCTTCCGGCTGGACGGCCGGCACGATCTCTCCCGTGCGGGGCGGGTGCTGCATGGGTTGTCCTCGCAATGGCTTCTGTCGATGGGTGGGGAATCGGCGTCGCGGAGCGACCGGCCGCCATTCGACCGACTGCCGGGCCGCCGCGGGCCGCTGCCCGGGCAAGGTAGGGAGAAAAGCGGCCGCCGGACACGAGAAAGATCAAGCGCCTGCCAGTGAACGCGTGACTGTCCCAGGCCCTCGTATCTTGGAGACAAAAGCGGAGGCGAGATGCTGACGGAATCCTTCATCCCCGGGCTGGAGAACCAGCGGGGCTATTTTCTCAAGACCATTGCCTGCCTGGACGAGGCGGATGCCGCGTTCACGCCGGCGGAGGGCATGCTGAGCGTGGTGCGCCAGGTGGCCCACGCGGCGAACATCGTGGACTGGTTCGTGGAGGGCGCCTTCCGCGCCGAGGGCCTGAGCGAGGACTGGGAAGCCCAGGCCCGCCAGGAAGCCGCGGTGAGCACGCTGCTGGAGGCCCAGGGCTGGTTCAACGCCGCCTATGACCGGGCGCTGGAGGCCGTGCGCTCCCACAGTTGGGAGGAGTGGCAGGAGCCCATCGCGCCGGGGATCATGGGCGGGGCGCCCCGGGCGGCCATCTTCAGCGGGATGGCCGACCACACGGCCCACCACCGCGGCAGCCTGGCCGTCTACGCCCGCCTGCTGGGCAAGACTCCGGCCATGCCGTACATGTAGGGGCCAGCGGCACGTAGTCGCGAGTCCGGCGGGGATGGGGGCGGGATCCGTGGGATGCGCCCCTTTTCAGATTGTAGGTCGCCCGTTGTCAGCGCAGCAGGAGGGCCTTGCGGCTCTGGGCGTGGCCGGCGTCGTCCTGCACGCGGAGAACGTAGAAGCCCGAGGCGACGTTGGCGCCCTTCTGGTCACGGCCCTGCCAGCGCACGTGGTGCTGGCCGGCGGGCAGTTGGCCCAGCTCATCGCGCCACACCCGGCGACCCAGCAGGTCCAGGACTTCCAGCGTGACGGGGCCAGGGGCGGCGGTATGGAAGTCCACCGTGACCGTGGGATTGAAGGGATTGGGATAGAGTCCGCGCAGCTCCAGCCCGGGCGAGCGGTCCTCCGGTCCGGGGGGATCGTCCACTGCGCTCAGCTCGCCCTTCAGGCCCAGAAGGAAGTGCGCGTTGCCGGCGAAAATGCCGGCGAAGTGTTCGTTGGGCATGGGCAGGCCGATGGGCGTGCCCCATTGCACTAGAGTACCGTCGGCCTTGAGGCCAAGGCAATAGCTGTCGCCTGCCGAGATGGCGACAAAATTGGTGTTGGGGGCCGGCACATCGCATTGCCCGTGGTTGTTGGTTCCCCACCCCACCACGGTGCCGTCCGTCTTTAAGCCCAGACTGAACCCTTCGCCGGCGGTGATGGCGCAGAAGCCGCTGTTGGGAGAGGGCACGGCCGTCGTGC is part of the Candidatus Delongbacteria bacterium genome and encodes:
- a CDS encoding peroxiredoxin, which codes for MLVTKPAPDFKATAVMPDNTMKEISLSDYKGKKVVLFFYPLDFTFVCPTELLAFDHRLGEFEKRGVQVLGCSVDSHFSHLAWKSTAVANGGIGNVRYPIIADLTKQIARDYDVLVGATPATVITAETEEDTTVGGGVALRGSFLIDEDGVVRHAVINDLPLGRNIDEMLRTVDALAFNQKHGEVCPAGWQQGDEGMKGSTEGVAEYLAKNAAKL
- a CDS encoding transcriptional repressor, with translation MRTSRQRQLILDLVRSRALNHPTAQDVHDAVRDHMPGVSLGTVYRNLHQLVETGEIMAVQSEGPVHYDWNREPHLHLHCRRCGSLVDVPLDLEATVREQGRALGHALEEIDIHVRGTCSRCLGSTNKPQ
- a CDS encoding alkene reductase, with the protein product MILFPHLFSPLTLGELPLRNRVVMAPCTRCFSPGFLPTAAVAAYYARRAADGVGLLISEGTVICERGNGYNGAPGIWSPEQVGAWRPVTRAVHEAGGRIVCQLWHVGAVAHPLTTGGVLPESPSGLHPAGNVSRLRDAQDQPIPFGPSEAMDGARIQAVIALFGQAAGRALEAGFDGVEIHGAHGYLIDQFINLKWNRRTDDWGGENRCRFAAEVTRAVLAECGAGRTLLRFSPGWGTPGSGWQQPAATLPRLLDTLWEAGLRILHASHGDYDQPSLPAELLPAGDQPAGGLLPLHQATRAMWKGQLVGVGSLTPARAEAALALGEVDATAFGRALIANPDFVSRVRGGQELRVYGPECLTKLV
- the glnA gene encoding type I glutamate--ammonia ligase; protein product: MTREEVLDYLHDHQIQMVDLKFVNLFGGWHHITLPASHVNHETFDRGIAFDGSSTPGFKTTEAGDMVLLPDPRTAYHDPFWDVPTLSLFCSIAEADTRAPFSRDPRSIAGRAEQYLQDCGIATHSKWGPEFEFYIFDSINYRNTDHEAGYVIDSEEAGWNSMLPGRNEGHRMGAHAGYHAAPPMDRSYNLRSEMVRLLEGADIPVNYHHHEVGGPGQNEIEIILDSLRRAADKAMWTKYVIRMVAKNHGKTATFMPKPLYNVAGSGMHFHQHLFRGEEPLFYKKGGYADLSDTALYYIGGLLSHGPALLALTNPSTNSYKRLVPGFEAPIKSFFSLGNRSAAIRILKYATEPMEKRIEFRPPDASCNIYLAMAAMLMAGIDGIQRRLDPRELGFGPFDVNVYNLPPAERDKIASLPTSLDEALNALEQDQDFLLAGGVFTPDLLETWISRKRDEAAQLRRRPHPFEMELYYDV
- the acs gene encoding acetate--CoA ligase, translating into MQHPPRTGEIVPAVQPEGRRSHLIDFEHYRELYARSIRDPEGFWAEQAETLTWFYKWVNVLDSSFPEGDVGWFSGGRLNVAFNCVDRHLATKADQPAIIWEADEPGQQRVITYRELKHEVCRIANVLKSAGVVKGDRVVLYMPMIPEVAYTMLACARIGAVHSVVFAGFSAESLRDRIVDCGAQVLVTANEGLRGGRAIPLKAIADKAVSGLNQVHTVFVAKRTPAEVPMQAGRDIWLHEAMEKERRVCPTEWMAAEDPLFILYTSGSTGKPKGLMHSQAGYLLHASLSHKYIFDYQPGEVFACVADVGWITGHSYIVYGPLCNGATTVMFESTPLYPDPGRYWEMVERLKINVFYTAPTAIRAIAREGDEWVKKYDRSSLRLLGTVGEPINPESWKWYHSVVGEGRCPVVDTWWQTETGGIMISPLAHITDMKPGSATLPFFGVDPVVVDEQGVVQKGDGVSGRLCLRQPWPGMARTVFSDHRRYQDTYYTTYAGYYFTGDGCRRDEDGYYWITGRVDDVINVSGHRIGTAEVESALVANPLVAESAVVGVPHEIKGTGIFAYVVLNREAAGMRPDELMGVLKEEVRKDIGPFAAPDHFLFVDGLPKTRSGKIMRRILRKIGEGEYVDLGNLTTLADPQVVEKIIEAHQALVARGR
- a CDS encoding DinB family protein, giving the protein MLTESFIPGLENQRGYFLKTIACLDEADAAFTPAEGMLSVVRQVAHAANIVDWFVEGAFRAEGLSEDWEAQARQEAAVSTLLEAQGWFNAAYDRALEAVRSHSWEEWQEPIAPGIMGGAPRAAIFSGMADHTAHHRGSLAVYARLLGKTPAMPYM